A genomic segment from Methanolobus zinderi encodes:
- a CDS encoding VIT1/CCC1 transporter family protein, producing the protein MKLKTEQGRYIILGSIDGILAVLGVVIGTTHVSDDPSIVINAALGGAVALALTNGVGSYLAESAVEYGRLAELEKPLMRSLGRTKLEQETKSKIWSDSFFHGGASFAGSLVPILPFVFLDAYQLETAIIFSIIVLSILGVFSGKLARQSLILHSVRMVGLGILIVAAVTLLGLE; encoded by the coding sequence ATGAAACTGAAGACCGAACAGGGTCGCTATATAATACTGGGCAGCATAGACGGTATTCTTGCTGTTCTGGGAGTCGTTATCGGAACAACCCATGTATCGGACGACCCTTCAATCGTCATTAATGCTGCACTGGGCGGCGCCGTAGCACTTGCACTGACTAACGGTGTGGGTTCCTATCTTGCGGAAAGTGCCGTTGAGTATGGCAGACTTGCAGAACTGGAAAAGCCCCTGATGAGAAGTCTGGGACGCACCAAACTGGAACAGGAGACCAAAAGTAAGATCTGGAGTGATTCGTTCTTCCACGGCGGTGCCAGTTTTGCAGGCTCACTTGTGCCTATTCTGCCTTTTGTGTTCCTGGATGCCTACCAGCTTGAAACTGCTATCATCTTCAGTATAATTGTGCTGTCGATACTGGGTGTATTCTCAGGAAAGCTTGCAAGGCAGAGCCTTATCCTTCATTCGGTCCGCATGGTGGGCCTTGGGATCCTGATCGTTGCGGCGGTTACCTTGCTCGGACTGGAATAA
- a CDS encoding homocitrate synthase family protein, translating to MSEVEAYSRNKLIDYLNLPPLDIEICDVTLRDGEQTPGVVFTRDEKIALATELDNVGVEIIEAGFPVVSPAEKDIVKEISNMGLNAKTCCLARSKISDVETAVDCDVDFISIFIAMSDLHLKHKYHKSYDEMFTSAMSAIEYAKDHGVGVRFAAEDGTRTDVDVLKKAFVAAEDYKVDYVSIADTIGILNPSTAYYLVSEIKKVVHTPICIHCHNDLGLATANTLAAAEAGAKQLHTTVNAIGERAGNASLEELLVALRVQYGIERYDTTRLTKLSKMVNEFSGIKPAINKAIVGEHTFSHESGIHVCAILEEPRTYELFSPEMVGGERHLIVGKHTGMKALKGIVKSMGYELEKEQLCVLLDKIKNCTEAKKGIPPSRLDEMVADLSRN from the coding sequence ATGTCAGAAGTCGAAGCTTATTCAAGGAACAAACTCATCGATTATCTTAACCTGCCACCACTTGATATCGAAATATGTGATGTCACCCTGAGAGATGGTGAGCAGACACCCGGAGTTGTGTTCACAAGAGATGAGAAGATAGCACTTGCAACTGAACTCGACAATGTAGGGGTTGAGATTATCGAAGCCGGGTTCCCGGTGGTGTCACCTGCTGAAAAAGATATTGTCAAAGAAATCTCCAATATGGGACTCAATGCAAAGACATGCTGTCTTGCACGCTCAAAGATCAGTGATGTGGAGACAGCGGTTGATTGTGATGTTGATTTTATCAGTATTTTCATCGCTATGTCAGATCTCCATCTCAAGCACAAATATCACAAAAGCTACGACGAGATGTTCACGTCCGCAATGAGCGCTATTGAGTATGCCAAGGATCATGGAGTTGGTGTAAGGTTTGCTGCGGAAGATGGTACAAGGACCGATGTTGATGTCCTGAAGAAAGCTTTTGTTGCCGCAGAGGATTATAAGGTGGATTATGTGAGTATCGCAGACACTATCGGTATACTCAATCCGAGCACAGCATATTATCTTGTGAGCGAGATCAAAAAAGTGGTGCACACTCCGATATGTATACACTGTCACAACGATCTCGGACTTGCCACCGCAAACACACTGGCTGCCGCGGAAGCAGGTGCAAAACAGCTCCATACCACAGTCAATGCGATCGGTGAGAGGGCAGGCAATGCATCCCTTGAGGAACTGCTTGTTGCACTGAGGGTCCAGTACGGCATCGAAAGATACGATACTACCAGACTGACGAAACTCTCAAAGATGGTCAACGAATTCTCTGGAATCAAACCTGCAATTAACAAGGCCATCGTGGGCGAGCATACATTCTCACATGAGTCCGGCATACATGTGTGTGCAATCCTTGAAGAACCCAGGACCTATGAGCTCTTCAGTCCGGAAATGGTCGGAGGAGAGCGCCACCTCATAGTAGGCAAACATACGGGAATGAAGGCTCTGAAGGGTATTGTAAAAAGTATGGGTTATGAACTCGAAAAAGAGCAACTCTGTGTACTGCTCGACAAAATAAAGAACTGTACGGAAGCAAAGAAGGGAATACCCCCGTCCAGGCTTGATGAAATGGTTGCGGACCTTTCCCGGAACTAG
- a CDS encoding type II glyceraldehyde-3-phosphate dehydrogenase yields the protein MSKVKVAINGYGTIGKRVADAVSLQDDMEIVGVSKTRPNFEASIAVDKGYAVYAPAEKVDSMKKGGISAAGTVEDMVESADIVVDCTPGGIGEKNKPLYEKAGVKAIWQGGEDHELAGVSFNASANYEEALGEDFVRVVSCNTTGLSRVIYPVDQEYGVKKVRVTLMRRAADPNDVKKGPINAIVPNPITLPSHHGPDIKTVMPHIDIATTAVKLPTTLMHVHTVNMELEKDCSTDDVKELFEKQSRIMLIEKGIGSTAEIMELGRDLGRPRGDMWENCVWKDSVTMYEGELYFFQGIHQESIVIPDNVDAIRAMMELESDGAKSIAKTNKTMGI from the coding sequence ATGTCAAAGGTAAAAGTCGCGATAAACGGTTACGGTACAATAGGTAAAAGAGTGGCAGATGCTGTCAGCCTGCAGGATGACATGGAAATAGTAGGAGTTTCCAAGACCAGGCCTAACTTCGAAGCATCCATCGCAGTCGACAAGGGCTATGCGGTATACGCACCTGCAGAAAAGGTGGATTCAATGAAAAAGGGCGGAATATCTGCCGCAGGTACCGTTGAAGACATGGTGGAGAGTGCGGATATTGTTGTGGACTGTACTCCCGGTGGCATAGGGGAGAAGAACAAACCACTCTATGAGAAGGCAGGGGTCAAGGCTATCTGGCAGGGTGGCGAGGACCACGAGCTTGCAGGTGTTTCATTCAACGCATCCGCCAACTACGAAGAAGCTCTTGGTGAAGACTTCGTAAGGGTCGTCTCCTGTAACACAACAGGTCTTTCCAGGGTGATCTACCCTGTGGACCAGGAATATGGAGTAAAGAAGGTCAGGGTCACACTTATGAGAAGGGCAGCGGACCCCAATGATGTTAAGAAGGGACCGATCAACGCGATCGTACCAAACCCTATAACCCTGCCATCACACCACGGTCCGGACATCAAGACCGTTATGCCACACATAGACATTGCAACCACCGCAGTCAAGCTTCCGACAACATTGATGCACGTGCACACGGTGAACATGGAGCTTGAAAAGGATTGCAGTACGGATGATGTGAAGGAACTGTTCGAGAAGCAGTCCCGTATAATGCTCATCGAAAAAGGAATTGGCTCAACTGCTGAAATAATGGAGCTTGGCAGAGACCTCGGACGTCCAAGAGGAGACATGTGGGAGAACTGTGTCTGGAAGGATTCAGTCACCATGTATGAAGGCGAACTCTACTTCTTCCAGGGAATCCACCAGGAATCAATCGTGATTCCTGACAATGTCGATGCTATCCGTGCCATGATGGAACTTGAGAGCGATGGCGCAAAATCCATAGCAAAGACAAACAAGACAATGGGTATCTGA
- a CDS encoding CooT family nickel-binding protein, whose translation MCELNAILVKGDERKTVMESVTKMVVEGDSILLYGMLGEKETVEGSIKEVDFSKGETIILGK comes from the coding sequence ATGTGTGAATTAAATGCGATACTGGTAAAGGGAGATGAGCGTAAAACTGTTATGGAATCCGTCACAAAGATGGTTGTGGAGGGGGATTCTATCCTGCTTTATGGTATGCTCGGAGAAAAAGAGACCGTAGAGGGTTCAATAAAAGAGGTCGATTTTTCGAAAGGGGAAACTATAATACTTGGAAAATAG
- a CDS encoding PEF-CTERM sorting domain-containing protein produces MKKICYVLKLTVALLVVGLLVSSAGAVEYKSVEFPEGDSSFADEVISYDLRGGATGGDPGNALSSPDNEYVALGSGGSVTLKFTNNLLIASGDDNPDLCIFEYGSSSKEKVEVFISKDNENWIKVGEANKKTLIDIDTVSDVNINTGYTYVRLVDMGSTRSGKSYEGADIDAVGAISSAMPAENLPESIPEFPTIAIPVLVIVGLAFVVRRNR; encoded by the coding sequence ATGAAAAAAATATGTTATGTTTTGAAGTTAACCGTAGCATTGCTTGTCGTTGGCCTGCTTGTCAGCAGCGCCGGAGCAGTTGAGTATAAAAGTGTCGAATTTCCTGAAGGTGACTCTTCATTTGCCGATGAGGTAATCTCATATGATTTAAGGGGCGGCGCCACTGGCGGGGACCCCGGGAATGCTCTTTCTTCTCCTGACAATGAATATGTAGCTCTGGGATCAGGTGGTTCCGTTACCTTGAAATTCACGAATAATCTCCTGATAGCTTCAGGAGACGACAATCCTGATCTGTGTATATTCGAATACGGCTCCTCCTCAAAAGAAAAAGTAGAGGTATTCATCAGTAAGGATAATGAGAACTGGATAAAGGTTGGAGAAGCCAACAAGAAAACGCTCATAGATATAGACACAGTATCCGATGTCAATATCAATACAGGTTATACTTATGTGAGGCTTGTTGACATGGGCAGTACACGCTCCGGAAAATCGTATGAAGGTGCTGATATCGATGCTGTGGGTGCCATAAGCTCTGCAATGCCGGCTGAGAACTTACCGGAGAGTATTCCTGAGTTTCCCACTATTGCCATACCAGTATTAGTTATAGTCGGGCTGGCATTCGTAGTCAGGAGGAACAGATAA
- a CDS encoding bifunctional fructose-bisphosphatase/inositol-phosphate phosphatase: MPQNGYFLELSNRIADAVYERIKDIVGTFNANDVVYMGADGTPTKLIDDISEKVILDVLEKEGRSVRVLSEECGEKLIGSYPEFTIIVDPIDGTYNASFGIPFYSISLAISTNGPKDICFGYVRNLATGDTFHAVRGKGAFLNNQRIQISGREEINKLCISVYGYRPHIEATAILCRNVRRIRVLGSVALELCYVAAGKFDAFVDVRGSLRLTDVAAGKLMVEEAGGKVTDSLGEPLELEDSILNRVYMVASNGHVHETILNISKED; encoded by the coding sequence ATGCCGCAAAATGGTTACTTTCTTGAACTCAGTAACAGGATAGCGGATGCTGTCTATGAAAGAATAAAGGATATTGTCGGGACCTTCAATGCAAATGACGTGGTGTATATGGGTGCCGACGGTACTCCCACTAAGCTGATAGATGACATATCCGAGAAAGTTATACTGGATGTGCTTGAAAAGGAAGGACGGTCTGTCAGGGTACTCAGTGAGGAATGCGGCGAGAAACTAATAGGCAGTTATCCTGAATTCACCATAATCGTTGACCCCATAGACGGAACCTACAATGCATCCTTCGGGATTCCCTTCTACAGCATATCCCTTGCAATATCAACCAACGGTCCGAAGGACATATGTTTCGGATATGTCAGAAACCTCGCAACAGGAGATACATTCCATGCTGTGAGGGGGAAAGGGGCATTCCTAAATAATCAGAGAATACAAATATCCGGTAGAGAAGAAATTAACAAGTTATGTATAAGTGTCTATGGTTACAGGCCCCACATAGAAGCAACCGCTATACTTTGCAGGAATGTCAGAAGAATCAGGGTCCTGGGAAGCGTTGCACTTGAACTTTGTTATGTCGCAGCCGGGAAGTTTGACGCATTTGTCGATGTCAGGGGATCCCTGCGTTTGACGGACGTAGCTGCAGGAAAGCTGATGGTCGAAGAGGCAGGAGGAAAAGTTACCGACAGCCTTGGTGAGCCTCTTGAGCTTGAAGACAGTATCCTTAACAGAGTATACATGGTAGCTTCCAACGGACATGTGCACGAAACAATATTAAACATTTCAAAGGAAGATTAA
- a CDS encoding helix-turn-helix transcriptional regulator, with amino-acid sequence MAAKKTLLDVIFASDKRKNVLLMLQNGPQEMQKILKSLNTTRQALLPQIRILEDHHLVSHIDDSYQLTTIGERVVDEMVPLLDTVNVLDTNSDFWGERDLDFIPPELLSRIRELGDYQINEPPISNIHELNRDFTEESARSSRMCAVTTIFHPNFVDLFALWTENKTEITMVISRELYEKLRTHDQDDFQNLLDNEYIKFYLYDRPFNFVYFALNDYCILMTMLTKEGWYDNKELISFSDSAIEWGKDLFAYYLENSTPITKI; translated from the coding sequence ATGGCGGCAAAGAAAACCTTGCTTGACGTGATATTCGCATCAGACAAAAGAAAGAACGTACTTCTGATGCTGCAAAACGGCCCCCAGGAAATGCAAAAGATCCTTAAGTCCCTGAATACAACACGCCAGGCGTTACTTCCGCAGATAAGAATACTGGAAGATCACCACCTTGTTTCACATATTGATGACAGTTACCAGTTGACCACTATTGGAGAGAGGGTTGTCGATGAAATGGTGCCTCTGCTTGATACGGTAAATGTACTGGATACAAACAGCGATTTCTGGGGGGAACGTGATCTTGACTTCATTCCGCCGGAGCTGCTGAGCAGGATCAGGGAACTGGGTGATTACCAGATAAATGAACCACCCATATCCAACATCCATGAGTTGAACAGGGATTTTACAGAAGAGTCCGCAAGATCAAGCAGGATGTGCGCCGTTACCACCATATTCCATCCTAACTTTGTGGACCTGTTCGCACTGTGGACCGAAAATAAAACAGAAATTACGATGGTCATATCCAGAGAGCTTTATGAAAAGCTCCGAACACATGATCAAGATGATTTTCAGAACTTACTGGATAATGAGTACATAAAATTTTATCTGTATGACAGACCATTCAACTTTGTCTATTTTGCGTTGAACGACTACTGTATCTTGATGACAATGCTCACAAAAGAAGGATGGTATGATAACAAAGAACTTATATCCTTCAGTGATTCCGCAATTGAGTGGGGTAAAGACCTCTTTGCTTACTACTTAGAGAACTCCACACCAATAACTAAAATCTGA
- a CDS encoding CBS domain-containing protein, protein MQLPTPEELKDKRTELGLTQNDLAKRAGVSQPLIARIESGDVDPRLSTLRKIISVFEDVEREDIHVVNIMHTNVISAAPEDHIDIAVQIMEKHNISQIPVLSNGVPVGSISEEMIVRSMADKKKAAVSHMLIRELMGDSFPTVSPNTDINMVSHMLERNPAVLVLEKGQVVGVVTKYDVLKLLSE, encoded by the coding sequence ATGCAGCTTCCAACACCCGAGGAATTAAAAGATAAGAGAACGGAACTTGGACTCACACAAAACGATCTTGCAAAACGTGCAGGTGTCAGTCAGCCTCTGATAGCCAGGATAGAATCAGGTGACGTCGATCCACGGTTATCGACGCTCCGTAAGATCATCAGCGTTTTTGAGGATGTTGAAAGGGAAGATATACACGTCGTAAATATCATGCATACGAATGTGATCTCTGCCGCACCGGAAGACCATATTGATATTGCAGTTCAGATCATGGAAAAACATAATATCTCTCAGATTCCCGTACTTTCAAATGGTGTGCCGGTGGGAAGTATATCCGAGGAAATGATAGTAAGGTCCATGGCTGATAAGAAAAAGGCAGCAGTATCGCATATGCTGATAAGGGAACTGATGGGCGATTCCTTCCCCACGGTCTCTCCGAACACGGATATAAACATGGTCTCTCACATGCTGGAAAGAAATCCAGCTGTCCTTGTGCTGGAAAAGGGACAGGTTGTCGGGGTTGTGACAAAGTACGATGTTCTAAAACTACTAAGTGAATAA
- a CDS encoding TIGR00288 family NYN domain-containing protein encodes MANVKTGLNSIVKYLSTKKETGRRSIGLLVDGPNVLRKEFNVNLEEIRDVLKEYGNVKIGRVFLNQYASDKLVEAIENNGFEPIICSSDVDVRLAVEGMELVCNPTIDTLALVTRDADFKPLLNKANEHGKETIIFGVEPGFSTALRNSADYVIVLENDQMNYYEEYLTESKSRDEDIDDDIVPGSRRKKDAMMDY; translated from the coding sequence ATGGCCAACGTTAAAACCGGACTGAACTCCATTGTCAAGTACCTTAGTACAAAGAAGGAAACTGGCAGACGCAGCATAGGCCTGCTTGTTGACGGTCCGAATGTACTCCGTAAAGAGTTCAATGTGAATCTCGAAGAGATAAGGGATGTTCTTAAAGAATACGGAAATGTAAAGATCGGCAGGGTTTTTTTGAATCAATATGCATCGGATAAACTTGTCGAAGCCATTGAGAACAATGGTTTTGAGCCGATCATATGTTCAAGTGATGTGGATGTCCGGCTTGCGGTGGAAGGAATGGAACTTGTGTGCAATCCCACCATTGACACTCTGGCACTGGTGACACGGGATGCGGATTTCAAGCCACTGCTGAACAAGGCGAACGAACACGGCAAAGAGACCATCATATTCGGTGTGGAGCCCGGATTCTCAACAGCATTGCGAAATTCTGCGGATTATGTGATAGTCCTTGAGAACGATCAGATGAACTATTACGAAGAATATCTCACAGAAAGCAAAAGTCGGGATGAGGATATCGATGATGACATCGTTCCCGGATCGCGCAGAAAAAAAGATGCTATGATGGATTACTAG
- a CDS encoding NAD(+)/NADH kinase: MRVEKIGIVSRFDNQEALDMVKNIMEAFEDKVDIVLSPGTAQHLDIDDKCMPVEDMRDAGVELIVSVGGDGTVLRSISKMEDPLPTLGINLGTLGFLVDVQPEDALTAINDVLKGFTYTERSRLGVYLNGRALLPATNEVVLITARPAKILTFRVSVDDSMIEELRADGVVFATPTGSTAYAMSAGGPIVDPRVDASLIVPLAPFKLSARPWVVPASSRISVEMLIPEKEAAIVIDGQHSYNIKASDRVVLTKAQNPARFVSSSINGFYEKVQSKLS, translated from the coding sequence ATGAGGGTTGAAAAGATAGGCATTGTATCACGCTTTGATAACCAGGAAGCCCTGGATATGGTCAAAAATATCATGGAGGCTTTTGAGGACAAAGTCGACATCGTCCTGTCCCCGGGAACCGCACAGCACCTTGATATAGATGATAAGTGCATGCCTGTGGAAGATATGCGTGATGCGGGTGTGGAGCTCATTGTGTCCGTGGGAGGCGACGGTACAGTACTTCGCAGCATTTCCAAGATGGAAGACCCTCTGCCCACCCTTGGGATCAACCTGGGAACCCTGGGTTTCCTTGTTGATGTACAGCCGGAGGATGCCCTCACAGCCATAAACGATGTACTGAAAGGGTTTACCTACACAGAACGCAGCAGGCTCGGAGTTTATCTTAATGGGAGAGCGCTGCTTCCTGCAACCAACGAGGTTGTGCTTATCACCGCAAGACCTGCAAAGATACTTACCTTCAGGGTATCCGTGGATGACTCAATGATCGAGGAACTGCGTGCCGATGGTGTTGTTTTCGCAACCCCTACAGGATCCACAGCCTATGCGATGAGTGCGGGCGGACCAATAGTTGATCCCAGGGTCGATGCATCATTGATCGTACCCCTTGCACCGTTCAAGCTTTCAGCACGCCCGTGGGTCGTACCTGCAAGCAGCAGGATATCGGTGGAAATGTTAATTCCCGAAAAGGAAGCTGCCATCGTAATCGATGGTCAGCACTCTTACAACATCAAGGCCAGTGACAGGGTCGTTCTTACCAAAGCACAGAATCCTGCAAGATTTGTCAGCAGTTCAATCAATGGTTTTTACGAAAAGGTCCAGAGCAAACTTTCATAG
- a CDS encoding calcium/sodium antiporter codes for MILETIALLVAGVLMITKGADWFVESAVVISEKSGIPKIIVGATIVSFATTSPEFAVSVTAAYIGHTDLSVGNAVGSAICNIGLALGLVILIKAVPVNRHSFIRKSAFMLVSGVLLVLTTLDRQLSSLDGLILLAVFVAFMYYNYKLQRTIFKESDEDFVRASAKDMKKEILLFIVGASLVVIGSRILVDSGITLAEWLDVPKMLIGLTLVAFGTSLPEVITALSSTLKGHQDISIGNILGANIMDITLILGVSSQIRNLDILEQSVVYDFPVMLLIMLLLVIFGITGRKLEKWEGAVIFVTYAAYIAGLFIYFR; via the coding sequence ATGATACTCGAAACAATTGCATTACTGGTAGCAGGTGTTCTTATGATCACCAAGGGTGCAGACTGGTTTGTTGAGTCGGCGGTGGTCATTTCAGAAAAAAGTGGTATACCGAAGATTATAGTAGGTGCCACTATCGTGAGTTTTGCCACCACCTCGCCCGAGTTTGCCGTATCCGTGACTGCTGCGTATATAGGTCATACGGATCTCTCGGTTGGTAATGCAGTTGGCTCTGCGATATGTAACATCGGGCTTGCACTCGGGCTTGTTATTCTAATCAAGGCAGTTCCGGTTAACAGGCACAGTTTTATACGTAAGAGTGCCTTTATGCTTGTCTCCGGTGTCCTGCTTGTGCTTACAACCCTGGACCGGCAACTATCGTCTCTTGACGGTCTGATCCTCCTGGCAGTATTTGTGGCTTTCATGTACTACAATTACAAGCTCCAGCGAACCATCTTTAAAGAATCGGATGAGGATTTCGTAAGGGCTTCTGCAAAGGATATGAAAAAGGAGATTCTGCTTTTCATCGTGGGTGCCAGTCTGGTTGTGATCGGTAGCCGGATACTCGTGGATTCGGGTATCACCCTGGCAGAATGGCTCGATGTGCCTAAAATGCTTATAGGTCTTACACTTGTGGCTTTTGGTACATCCTTGCCCGAGGTCATAACAGCACTCTCATCAACCCTGAAAGGACATCAGGATATTTCAATTGGTAATATTCTGGGTGCAAACATCATGGATATCACTCTTATCCTGGGTGTGTCTTCCCAGATAAGGAACCTTGACATACTGGAACAGTCCGTTGTGTATGATTTTCCTGTGATGTTGCTTATCATGCTGTTACTGGTAATTTTCGGTATTACGGGAAGAAAACTGGAAAAATGGGAAGGTGCTGTGATTTTTGTGACATATGCAGCCTACATTGCCGGCCTTTTCATCTACTTCAGATGA
- a CDS encoding damage-control phosphatase ARMT1 family protein, producing the protein MKVHPRCTYCLLSRVHMEAELSTDDVELMHEAVRGGIEVLNSIYTPDMPAAALSTPMHRKAYEILNDNDPYREKKELSSKVAERFLPTIRSYVFDGDGDDIATFKRAVLAAVIGNYFDYGVMGLEVPIDVFDETFREHFKRGLDIDDTDRMLDKLDNVLYLADNCGEILIDTLVFEMIRKMGGKITLVVRGAPILNDVTMEEIEQFGIEDKVDRVLTTGSNAIGVCFDEAPEELKEALDNASLIISKGMANYETLSEENYRPIVYMLKVKCDPVGEDIGAPMGCSVAKLLE; encoded by the coding sequence ATGAAAGTTCACCCACGATGCACATACTGCCTGCTCTCAAGAGTACATATGGAAGCGGAACTGTCAACCGATGATGTTGAGCTCATGCACGAAGCGGTAAGAGGAGGCATAGAAGTTCTCAATAGCATCTACACCCCAGATATGCCCGCTGCTGCCCTCTCAACTCCCATGCACAGAAAAGCATATGAGATACTCAACGACAATGATCCCTACCGGGAAAAGAAAGAGCTGAGCAGCAAAGTTGCAGAGAGGTTCCTTCCCACAATACGCTCATATGTATTCGACGGGGACGGAGATGATATTGCCACGTTCAAGCGTGCGGTACTGGCAGCTGTCATAGGCAATTACTTCGATTACGGAGTAATGGGACTTGAGGTACCCATAGATGTGTTTGATGAGACCTTCAGGGAACACTTCAAACGCGGGCTGGATATAGACGACACCGACAGGATGCTGGACAAACTGGATAATGTGCTTTACTTGGCCGACAACTGTGGGGAGATACTGATCGATACACTTGTCTTTGAAATGATAAGAAAAATGGGCGGGAAAATAACTCTTGTAGTTCGCGGTGCCCCCATACTCAATGATGTAACAATGGAAGAGATAGAACAGTTCGGTATTGAAGATAAGGTTGACAGGGTTCTTACAACGGGTTCCAACGCAATAGGTGTATGTTTTGACGAAGCCCCGGAAGAACTTAAAGAAGCTCTTGATAATGCCTCACTTATAATCAGCAAAGGAATGGCCAATTACGAAACTCTGTCAGAAGAAAATTATAGGCCCATAGTCTATATGTTAAAGGTAAAGTGCGATCCTGTGGGGGAAGATATAGGCGCTCCGATGGGCTGCTCGGTAGCCAAGTTACTTGAATAA
- a CDS encoding transcriptional regulator FilR1 domain-containing protein, translating to MKTLIATVDLFDDNIHYRGKRSLERIPPPFLKTIHRLGKCEVIKPSHWDLYNAPQEIYSTVQESSSKIEKVTEDSIESKYYGAVTTYLYPNSNQIIAEMLDNKVDVNLIVAENLMDKYTLNSIHLSKNSSKTRYSISIFRQRSRLPFVCTYQLLLSYASVEQERKYDSKYILGSDSDALRWAKELFEYYHEDATAVTEL from the coding sequence ATGAAGACCCTTATAGCTACTGTAGATCTCTTTGACGACAATATACATTACAGGGGAAAACGAAGTCTTGAGCGAATTCCACCCCCATTTCTGAAAACGATTCACAGGCTAGGTAAGTGTGAGGTCATTAAGCCCAGTCATTGGGATCTATACAATGCTCCTCAAGAGATTTATTCAACGGTGCAAGAATCATCTTCGAAAATAGAGAAAGTAACAGAAGATTCGATCGAATCAAAGTACTACGGTGCAGTTACTACATATCTTTATCCGAATAGCAATCAGATAATAGCTGAAATGCTTGACAATAAAGTAGACGTCAATTTAATAGTTGCTGAAAACCTTATGGATAAATATACGCTGAATTCTATACACCTTTCAAAAAATTCCTCAAAAACCCGTTATTCCATTTCTATTTTCAGGCAAAGAAGCAGGCTTCCTTTCGTTTGCACATACCAACTCTTGCTTTCTTATGCGTCTGTTGAACAAGAAAGGAAGTACGATAGCAAGTATATCTTAGGCTCAGATTCAGATGCACTTCGATGGGCAAAAGAGCTCTTTGAATATTATCATGAAGATGCCACAGCTGTGACGGAATTATAA